The following are encoded together in the Salvia hispanica cultivar TCC Black 2014 chromosome 6, UniMelb_Shisp_WGS_1.0, whole genome shotgun sequence genome:
- the LOC125192818 gene encoding adenylate isopentenyltransferase 5, chloroplastic-like: MNISLSAACKQTQPPMVNFPGNLLNLIPRPRRKDKVVVVMGATGTGKSRLSIELAIRFDAEVINSDKIQVFKGLDIVTNKVTEEECDLVPHHLLGFVEPTADYWAHDFVHHATAAAADITERGRTPIIAGGSNSFIKALICDDHHFRSRYDCCLLWVDVAKPLLNSFLSARVDQMVDSGLVEEAREFFDPAGDYSRGIRRAIGLPELDEYFRSEGRASPAERAKLLSRGVDQIKFNNQILASRQRQNIRRLLNILRQAEHLDCRMHKLDATEVFRKRGEEAEEAWQRLVAEPSTSLVGQFLYEDQMGFAGPLMLGPTTTAPVVV; encoded by the coding sequence ATGAATATTTCACTCTCGGCCGCGTGCAAGCAAACGCAGCCGCCGATGGTGAACTTCCCCGGCAACCTGCTAAACCTTATTCCCCGCCCCCGGCGCAAGGACAAGGTGGTGGTTGTAATGGGCGCCACCGGGACCGGAAAATCCCGGCTCTCGATCGAGCTGGCGATCCGATTCGACGCTGAAGTCATCAACTCCGACAAAATTCAAGTATTCAAGGGGCTCGACATAGTTACGAACAAAGTGACAGAGGAGGAATGCGACCTCGTGCCGCATCACCTCCTCGGATTCGTGGAGCCCACTGCGGACTACTGGGCCCACGACTTCGTCCACcacgccaccgccgccgccgccgacaTCACCGAGAGGGGCCGGACGCCCATCATCGCCGGCGGCTCCAACTCCTTCATCAAAGCGCTCATCTGCGATGACCATCACTTCCGGTCCAGGTACGACTGCTGCCTTCTGTGGGTCGACGTGGCGAAGCCTCTTCTCAACTCGTTCCTGTCGGCCCGAGTCGACCAGATGGTCGACTCGGGCCTGGTGGAGGAGGCGCGCGAGTTCTTCGACCCCGCTGGAGACTACAGCCGCGGGATCCGCCGCGCCATCGGCTTGCCGGAGCTGGACGAGTACTTCAGGAGCGAGGGGCGCGCCTCCCCCGCTGAGAGGGCGAAGCTTCTCAGCAGAGGAGTTGATCAGATCAAATTCAATAACCAAATCCTGGCCTCCCGCCAGCGGCAGAACATTCGGCGGCTGCTGAACATTCTGCGGCAGGCGGAGCATCTTGATTGCCGGATGCACAAGCTCGACGCGACCGAGGTCTTCCGCAAGCGCGGggaggaggcggaggaggCGTGGCAGAGGCTGGTGGCGGAGCCCAGCACCAGCCTCGTGGGCCAGTTTTTGTACGAGGACCAGATGGGCTTCGCTGGGCCGCTGATGCTGGGCCCCACAACCACTGCCCCCGTTGTAGTATGA